A genomic stretch from Harpia harpyja isolate bHarHar1 chromosome 20, bHarHar1 primary haplotype, whole genome shotgun sequence includes:
- the HNRNPA0 gene encoding heterogeneous nuclear ribonucleoprotein A0 isoform X2, with protein MENSQLCKLFIGGLNVQTTEAGLREHFAAYGTLTDCVVVLNPQTKRSRCFGFVTYSAVEEADAAMAASPHAVDGNAVELKRAVSREDSAKPGAHAKVKKLFVGGLKGDVGEGDLVQHFSQFGPVEKAEIIADKQSGKKRGFGFVYFQNHDAADKAAVVKFHPIQGHRVEVKKAVPKEDIQSGGGGGGGSSRPSRGGRGGGRGRGGGGSGNRDHNGLSKGGGGYNSYGGYGGGGGGGGGYGSYGSGSYGGGGGGGGGGDYGNGVHFCVEREDGKAEP; from the coding sequence ATGGAGAACTCGCAGCTCTGCAAGCTGTTCATCGGCGGCCTGAACGTGCAGACCACGGAGGCCGGGCTGCGGGAGCACTTCGCGGCCTACGGTACCCTCACCGACTGCGTGGTCGTGCTCAACCCGCAGACCAAACGCTCCCGCTGCTTCGGCTTCGTCACCTACTCGGCGGTGGAGGAGGCCGACGCCGCCATGGCCGCCTCCCCCCACGCCGTGGACGGGAACGCGGTGGAGCTGAAGCGGGCCGTGTCCCGGGAGGACTCGGCCAAACCGGGGGCCCACGCTAAGGTGAAGAAGCTCTTTGTGGGCGGCCTCAAAGGGGACGTAGGCGAAGGGGACCTGGTGCAGCACTTCAGCCAGTTCGGCCCCGTGGAGAAGGCCGAGATCATCGCCGACAAACAGAGCGGGAAGAAGCGCGGCTTCGGCTTCGTCTATTTCCAGAACCACGACGCCGCCGACAAGGCGGCCGTGGTCAAGTTCCACCCCATCCAGGGCCACCGCGTGGAGGTCAAGAAGGCCGTGCCCAAGGAGGACATCCAGtcgggcgggggaggcggcggcggctctTCCAGGCCCTCccggggaggcagaggaggaggaaggggtcgGGGCGGCGGCGGATCCGGCAACCGGGATCACAACGGCCTTTCCAAGGGAGGCGGCGGTTACAATAGCTACGGCGGCTACGGTggaggaggtggcggcggcggcggttacGGCTCCTACGGCAGCGGCTCCtacggaggcggcggcggcggcgggggaggcggcgaCTACGGCAACGG
- the HNRNPA0 gene encoding heterogeneous nuclear ribonucleoprotein A0 isoform X1 — protein MENSQLCKLFIGGLNVQTTEAGLREHFAAYGTLTDCVVVLNPQTKRSRCFGFVTYSAVEEADAAMAASPHAVDGNAVELKRAVSREDSAKPGAHAKVKKLFVGGLKGDVGEGDLVQHFSQFGPVEKAEIIADKQSGKKRGFGFVYFQNHDAADKAAVVKFHPIQGHRVEVKKAVPKEDIQSGGGGGGGSSRPSRGGRGGGRGRGGGGSGNRDHNGLSKGGGGYNSYGGYGGGGGGGGGYGSYGSGSYGGGGGGGGGGDYGNGYGGFGSYSQHQSSYGPMKSGGGGGGGGGNWGGRSNSGPYRGGYGGGGYGGGSF, from the coding sequence ATGGAGAACTCGCAGCTCTGCAAGCTGTTCATCGGCGGCCTGAACGTGCAGACCACGGAGGCCGGGCTGCGGGAGCACTTCGCGGCCTACGGTACCCTCACCGACTGCGTGGTCGTGCTCAACCCGCAGACCAAACGCTCCCGCTGCTTCGGCTTCGTCACCTACTCGGCGGTGGAGGAGGCCGACGCCGCCATGGCCGCCTCCCCCCACGCCGTGGACGGGAACGCGGTGGAGCTGAAGCGGGCCGTGTCCCGGGAGGACTCGGCCAAACCGGGGGCCCACGCTAAGGTGAAGAAGCTCTTTGTGGGCGGCCTCAAAGGGGACGTAGGCGAAGGGGACCTGGTGCAGCACTTCAGCCAGTTCGGCCCCGTGGAGAAGGCCGAGATCATCGCCGACAAACAGAGCGGGAAGAAGCGCGGCTTCGGCTTCGTCTATTTCCAGAACCACGACGCCGCCGACAAGGCGGCCGTGGTCAAGTTCCACCCCATCCAGGGCCACCGCGTGGAGGTCAAGAAGGCCGTGCCCAAGGAGGACATCCAGtcgggcgggggaggcggcggcggctctTCCAGGCCCTCccggggaggcagaggaggaggaaggggtcgGGGCGGCGGCGGATCCGGCAACCGGGATCACAACGGCCTTTCCAAGGGAGGCGGCGGTTACAATAGCTACGGCGGCTACGGTggaggaggtggcggcggcggcggttacGGCTCCTACGGCAGCGGCTCCtacggaggcggcggcggcggcgggggaggcggcgaCTACGGCAACGGGTACGGCGGGTTCGGCAGCTACAGCCAGCACCAGTCCTCCTACGGCCCCATGAAGAGCGgcggaggaggtggaggagggggCGGCAACTGGGGGGGCCGCAGTAACAGTGGACCGTACAGAGGAGGCTATGGTGGGGGAGGCTACGGGGGCGGCTCTTTCTGA